Proteins from a single region of Kluyveromyces lactis strain NRRL Y-1140 chromosome C complete sequence:
- the SXM1 gene encoding Sxm1p (similar to uniprot|Q04175 Saccharomyces cerevisiae YDR395W SXM1 Nuclear protein; has similarity to Cse1p homologs including Nmd5p, Cse1p,Lph2p, and the human cellular apoptosis susceptibility protein, CAS1; also has similarity to the karyopherin Kap95p), with protein sequence MVNEQLTLQLFSQTMTSDARSIKAAEQQLFELQKEPGFLSFLLNTTNNAQLEIPIRMSCAIYMKNMIQRSWNSRKTVIISPEEKDAVKPALINALITNYENNHIRPHITESIGAILKWNDDWVFTNQVVELLQSGKQEYIYPGLLLIFEVCINHRWDMYGNRQYIDAFIDSVFPVMEQIAGQLVNQESHKSNEMLYLILKSFKYGCLNNFPSYFTNIDKLNSWIQLHLFLCSKPMPSETMALDLADRSLDKRVKVNKWAFGNLYKFIAKYSRTTKAINQEMVDYVFQNIVPTILQEYFKVIELWGANKGTLWLSESALHYLIQFLEKCAIENTLWSMIQPHFESIINHVIFPCLCASDASVELFEEDPEEYTRRYFDINKESSTADVAATDFIFVIGHKRMEEVNKLLPLINQVFLQYQQNDVIQAAYQEEGALRMLSTLSSFLTSETDNAINLESIFSHFVLPLLSDKKHSFLVARALETISIYQSPFSDMGILSQIFESVYGNFVQNSSLPIQIVSADALKTLVISNPDIHSHIKSQAPQIMERLLKLSKEFEIDTLTEVMEAFVERFAEELTPFANDLAQNLVDQFMQLGQSLIQNSNSNSISDQDQEFQASGMLQTMTTMAMSMNKVCLVSKFLPVVKFVIVNAQIIFLTEIVDLMDSLALSSKSLFNEFTPEVWEMIHDVLDSFQTYALDYFESYKIFFETVINFGFVQDQTYLPAFLSILTEVMGSGVDYDIQCAVELLISYALSLKEIPLFASFCDAAVDEEIGLDDALIVKMFMAGLYCKPLETLQICESKGLLLGLLNKWVSSNPRTVFSIKLQMFGIMSMFQLPELPSCVTGFMKPLANKLVKLVQELPDAMSRRTKIGNGEFDAEDDNDNEGLDFYDEIDDDFNDSPLDDIDPFSKLHEFFVSLQQYNPERYHIVMQSMDSDSQDALKTILEFVTSSL encoded by the coding sequence ATGGTGAATGAACAATTAACCTTGCAATTGTTTAGTCAAACTATGACTAGCGATGCTAGATCAATCAAAGCAGCCGAACAGCAGTTATTTGAATTACAGAAAGAACCAGGTTTCCTTTCCTTTCTTCTAAACACTACAAATAATGCCCAGTTGGAAATACCAATCAGAATGAGTTGCGCAATTTATATGAAGAATATGATACAAAGAAGTTGGAACTCTCGCAAGACGGTTATTATTTCTCCAGAGGAGAAAGATGCTGTGAAGCCGGCTTTGATTAATGCATTAATAACTAACTATGAGAATAATCATATTAGACCACATATTACTGAATCTATCGGCGCCATCTTAAAATGGAATGACGATTGGGTCTTCACCAACCAGGTTGTTGAGCTATTGCAATCTGGGAAACAAGAGTATATTTATCCAGGTCTATTGTTGATTTTTGAAGTATGTATCAATCACAGATGGGACATGTACGGCAATAGGCAATACATTGACGCATTTATCGATAGCGTCTTTCCAGTAATGGAACAGATTGCTGGTCAGCTAGTTAACCAAGAAAGTCATAAGTCGAACGAAATGTTGTACTTGATATTGAAGTCATTCAAATATGGTTGTTTGAATAACTTCCCAAGTTATTTCACGAATATTGACAAACTAAATTCTTGGATTCAATTGCatcttttcctttgttCCAAACCGATGCCGTCTGAGACTATGGCCTTGGATTTGGCTGATAGGTCCTTAGACAAAAGGGTAAAAGTTAATAAATGGGCTTTCGGTAATTTATACAAATTTATTGCAAAGTATAGCAGGACCACAAAGGCTATCAATCAAGAAATGGTCGACTACgttttccaaaatattGTTCCAACCATTTTAcaagaatatttcaaagtcATTGAACTATGGGGTGCCAACAAAGGAACATTATGGCTCAGCGAATCCGCATTACATTATttaattcaatttttggaaaaatgtGCGATTGAAAATACATTATGGTCAATGATTCAACCACATTTTGAGAGCATTATCAACCATGTTATTTTCCCATGTCTTTGCGCCTCTGATGCATCCGTAGAATTGTTCGAAGAAGATCCAGAAGAATATACAAGACGTTATTTCGACataaacaaagaaagttCCACAGCAGACGTGGCTGCCACAGACtttatttttgttatcGGTCACAAAAGAATGGAAGAGGTTAACAAACTATTGCCTTTGATCAACCAAGTATTCCTCcaatatcaacagaatGACGTTATCCAAGCGGCCTACCAAGAGGAGGGTGCTTTGAGGATGTTATCTACTTTGTCTTCTTTCCTTACTTCGGAAACTGATAATGCTATCAATCTAGAGAGCATTTTCTCTCACTTCGTGCTACCTCTACTAAGTGATAAAAAACATTCATTCTTGGTCGCTAGAGCATTGGAGACCATTTCAATCTATCAATCTCCATTTTCGGATATGGGAATTTTATCccaaatttttgaatctGTATATGGGAACTTCGTTCAGAACAGCTCTCTACCGATTCAAATTGTCAGTGCTGATgctttgaaaacattggTGATATCTAATCCTGATATTCATTCGCATATTAAATCCCAAGCTCCTCAAATCATGGAAAgacttttgaaattatctAAAGAGTTTGAAATTGACACTTTAACAGAAGTCATGGAAGCGTTTGTGGAAAGGTTTGCGGAAGAGCTTACTCCATTTGCTAATGATTTAGCTCAGAACTTAGTCGATCAGTTTATGCAACTGGGCCAAtctttgattcaaaatagTAACAGTAACTCAATTTCGGACCAAGACCAAGAATTCCAGGCCTCCGGTATGTTACAAACAATGACTACTATGGCTATGTCCATGAATAAAGTATGTTTGGTAAGCAAATTCCTTCCTGTCGTTAAATTTGTGATTGTCAACGCACAAATTATCTTCTTAACTGAGATTGTTGATTTGATGGATTCATTAGCCCTAAGCTCCAAGAGTTTGTTCAATGAATTCACCCCCGAAGTATGGGAAATGATTCATGACGTTCTTGACTCTTTCCAGACATATGCGTTGGATTACTTTGAATCTTAcaaaatcttctttgaaacagtAATTAACTTCGGATTCGTTCAGGATCAAACATACTTGCCAGCTTTCTTGAGCATTTTGACAGAAGTTATGGGTTCCGGTGTCGATTACGATATTCAATGTGCTGTTGAACTATTAATATCATATgctctttctttgaaagaaattcctctttttgcttctttctgTGATGCCGCAgtggatgaagaaattggttTAGACGATGCGCTAATAGTTAAAATGTTCATGGCAGGATTATATTGCAAACCATTGGAGACTCTTCAAATATGCGAAAGCAAAGGATTACTTCTTGGTCTATTAAACAAATGGGTTTCCAGTAATCCAAGGACAGTATTTTCCATCAAATTACAAATGTTTGGTATCATGTCTATGTTCCAGTTGCCTGAATTACCAAGTTGCGTTACTGGCTTTATGAAACCATTAGCCAACAAACTAGTGAAACTAGTACAGGAACTTCCAGATGCTATGAGTAGGCGTACAAAGATCGGAAATGGAGAATTTGAtgcagaagatgataatgataatgagGGCCTCGATTTCtatgatgaaattgacgACGACTTCAATGATTCTCCGTTAGATGATATCGATCCATTCTCAAAATTGCATGAATTCTTCGTATCACTACAGCAGTATAATCCCGAAAGGTATCATATTGTGATGCAATCAATGGACAGCGACTCTCAAGATGCATTGAAAACAATACTTGAGTTTGTAACTTCAAGCTTATGA
- the NCB2 gene encoding negative cofactor 2 transcription regulator complex subunit NCB2 (similar to uniprot|Q04176 Saccharomyces cerevisiae YDR397C NCB2 Beta subunit of the NC2 dimeric histone-fold complex represses RNA polymerase II transcription through binding to TBP and inhibition of TFIIA and TFIIB homologous to the Dr1 subunit of the mammalian NC2 (negative cofactor2)) has protein sequence MVGEVDDVTLPKATVQKIISEVLDSDLTFSKEAREIIIECGVEFIMMLAGSASEIADKELKKTIAPDHVIKSLQDLEFDEFIPPLEEILHQHKENQKIRERRDAKFKKSGLSEEELLRQQEELFRQSRSRLQQTSVSDASSNDPEVGVKAEEF, from the coding sequence aTGGTTGGAGAGGTTGACGACGTTACATTACCGAAGGCTACCGTTCAAAAAATCATATCTGAAGTACTTGATTCCGATCTAACATTCAGTAAGGAGGCTCGTGAAATAATCATCGAATGTGGGGTAGAGTTCATCATGATGCTAGCGGGTTCTGCTAGCGAGATCGCAGATaaagagttgaaaaagaCGATAGCGCctgatcacgtgatcaaaTCCTTACAAGATTTGGagtttgatgaatttattcCACCATTAGAAGAGATTTTACATCAACACAAAGAAAACCAGAAGATTAGAGAGAGGCGGGATGCtaaattcaagaaatccGGTTTGTCTGAGGAGGAATTACTACGACAACAGGAAGAATTATTCAGACAATCTAGGTCAAGGTTACAACAGACATCAGTATCGGACGCCTCAAGCAACGATCCAGAAGTTGGCGTAAAGGCCGAAGAATTCTGA
- the UTP5 gene encoding Utp5p (similar to uniprot|Q04177 Saccharomyces cerevisiae YDR398W UTP5 Nucleolar protein component of the small subunit (SSU) processome containing the U3 snoRNA that is involved in processing of pre-18S rRNA), producing the protein MATASPVVLSQYDPTGQYFAYVSTALDKQRVSVEPTTASKSGLVNDNFLYLEGKDVCCTCIQWITYNDTPLVVLGLNLGEIWLYSPLSNEIVAKLNTGSSLAVLDFQLFSSKDKAWCLTGDDTIFLFDMVSQNVSKKFKIDECKDLKKLCIVDSNRILVASHQIYLIDVISKKLLLQYPGHISPVSFLQVTTDGTAFLSASQDDRFLNIYDLDTTKTKSVLVADSNVISISISEDWSHVSATTEDGDIAIFEEPLVSINSGNKRRSGKISKQKNKTITLLRSNSATRLPIIKSFINKDLINFSWLENATTPYFDQVQLGNLTDSVTTLSKPLPSAKSTQTRNNQNSDISSAKLYKEGNATVTSGDNFKHVESIVQSLDDIEGEGISETLQDRLNIISPPSRKPKERRRANAGTSSVVLAQALKSNDHALLETVLNTRDEKVIQATITRLSPQLATILLERLAERIARQTHRQGALNVWVKWCLIIHGGYLVTIPNLINSLSSLHATLRKRADLLPTLMALDTRITRSLDELNSKRAVQYGKDQLDSELVAPYQDDESNQNEDEEEEVEYIEELDDAGLIDDGEDSAEYSEDDDEHSEADNQELTYTEEGFDDDDEMRVDVEEGYSDEEVQH; encoded by the coding sequence ATGGCAACAGCTTCGCCAGTCGTATTATCACAATATGATCCAACCGGACAATATTTTGCATACGTTTCCACCGCTTTGGATAAACAGCGGGTATCAGTGGAGCCAACAACTGCCTCCAAATCTGGTTTAGTGAACGATAATTTTCTCTATTTGGAGGGGAAAGACGTCTGCTGTACATGCATACAATGGATTACTTACAATGACACACCATTGGTAGTTCTGGGTCTAAACCTAGGGGAAATATGGCTATACTCTCCTTTATCGAATGAAATAGTGGCGAAACTGAACACAGGATCAAGCTTAGCAGTTTTAGATTTCCAACTCTTTTCAAGCAAGGACAAGGCCTGGTGTTTGACTGGTGATGAtactatttttttattcgACATGGTATCACAGAATGtatcaaaaaaattcaaaattgatgaatgtAAGGACTTAAAAAAGCTATGCATAGTTGATAGCAATCGTATTCTTGTCGCTTCTCATCAAATTTACTTAATCGATGtcatttcaaagaaattgttgTTACAATACCCTGGCCATATTTCACCTGTGTCTTTCCTTCAAGTGACCACAGATGGAACAGCATTTTTGAGTGCATCTCAGGACGATagatttttgaatatttatGATTTGGACACTACCAAGACTAAGTCCGTCCTAGTAGCGGACTCGAACGTTATATCAATTTCGATATCTGAGGATTGGTCTCACGTGTCGGCAACAACAGAAGATGGGGATATTGCtatctttgaagaacctTTGGTATCAATCAATTCAGGGAATAAGAGACGTTCTGGTAAGATAtccaaacaaaaaaacaaaactaTAACTTTATTAAGGTCTAATTCCGCAACCAGATTGCCTattatcaaaagttttatcaacaaagatCTAATTAATTTTTCGTGGTTAGAAAATGCAACCACACCTTACTTTGATCAAGTTCAATTAGGTAACCTAACGGATTCAGTCACCACTTTATCCAAGCCATTGCCATCTGCTAAATCTACACAAACCAGGAACAACCAAAACAGTGATATTTCTTCGGCAAAGCTCTACAAAGAGGGTAATGCAACGGTAACATCTGGTGATAACTTTAAGCATGTGGAATCCATTGTCCAAAGTTTAGATGATATAGAAGGAGAAGGGATTTCAGAAACTTTACAGGATAGACTAAATATAATTTCACCACCATCGAGAAAACCAAAGGAAAGGAGAAGAGCCAACGCTGGTACTTCTTCTGTTGTATTAGCTCAAGCATTAAAATCAAATGATCATGCTCTATTGGAAACAGTCCTTAACACACGCGACGAAAAAGTCATTCAAGCAACCATAACCAGGTTATCCCCCCAACTTGCTACGATTCTCTTGGAAAGACTCGCTGAACGTATCGCCAGACAAACTCATAGACAAGGTGCTTTGAACGTGTGGGTGAAATGGTGCCTAATAATTCACGGGGGTTACTTAGTTACCATTCCaaatttgataaattcATTGTCATCGCTACATGCTACTTTGAGGAAACGAGCAGATCTCTTACCAACACTCATGGCATTGGATACACGTATTACACGTTCATTAGATGAATTGAACAGTAAGAGAGCCGTACAATACGGCAAGGATCAACTTGATTCTGAACTTGTCGCTCCATATCAGGATGACGAGTCGAACcaaaatgaagatgaagaggaagaagtgGAATATATAGAAGAGCTAGACGATGCTGGATTAATAGACGATGGTGAAGACAGTGCAGAGTACtctgaagatgatgacgaaCACAGCGAGGCTGATAATCAGGAACTTACATACACTGAAGAAGGATTTGACGACGATGACGAAATGAGGGTCgacgttgaagaaggatACTCTGACGAAGAAGTTCAGCATTAG
- the HPT1 gene encoding hypoxanthine phosphoribosyltransferase (highly similar to uniprot|Q04178 Saccharomyces cerevisiae YDR399W HPT1 Dimeric hypoxanthine-guanine phosphoribosyltransferase catalyzes the formation of both inosine monophosphate and guanosine monophosphate mutations in the human homolog HPRT1 can cause Lesch-Nyhan syndrome and Kelley-Seegmiller syndrome) — protein sequence MSSDDKQYISYNNVHQLCQESAERIKKFKPDIIIAIGGGGFIPARILRTFLKEPGIPTIRIFAIILSLYEDLFTVGSEQEAVGVTVQRTQWIDYEQCKLDLVGKNVLIVDEVDDTRTTLHYALHELEKDAEQQAKAKNIDLDKQPEMRTKFGIFVLHDKVKPKKADLPEEIVNDEDRYIAGRKVPDKWYAYPWESTDIVYHTKMAMEQGNDVFLP from the coding sequence ATGTCTTCTGACGATAAGCAATACATCTCATATAACAATGTGCATCAGCTCTGCCAAGAGTCAGCCGAAAGgatcaagaaattcaagCCAGATATTATCATCGCTATTGGCGGCGGTGGTTTTATCCCAGCTAGAATTCTTCGtacatttttgaaagaaccTGGTATTCCAACTATCAGAATCTTTGCCATCATATTGTCTCTGTATGAGGACTTGTTTACTGTTGGTTCTGAGCAAGAAGCGGTTGGTGTCACCGTCCAAAGAACGCAGTGGATTGATTATGAACAGTGTAAGTTGGATTTAGTTGGTAAGAACGTGTTGATTGTCGATGAAGTTGACGATACAAGAACAACGCTTCATTATGCTTTGCATGAATTAGAAAAGGATGCCGAACAACAAGCCAAGGCCAAGAATattgatttggataaaCAACCAGAGATGAGAACCAAGTTTGGTATCTTTGTTCTACACGATAAAGTAAAGCCAAAGAAGGCTGATCTTCCGGAAGAAATAGTGAACGACGAGGATCGTTATATCGCTGGCAGAAAGGTACCAGATAAATGGTATGCTTATCCATGGGAGTCTACTGACATTGTTTACCATACCAAAATGGCTATGGAACAGGGAAATGATGTTTTCTTACCTTAA
- a CDS encoding MCT family MFS transporter (similar to uniprot|P36032 Saccharomyces cerevisiae YKL221W MCH2 Protein with similarity to mammalian monocarboxylate permeases which are involved in transport of monocarboxylic acids across the plasma membrane mutant is not deficient in monocarboxylate transport) — translation MKLQEQDIINKEATACSVESLTDSSEDDYNKISVPDGGYGWVVVFSSFVFNFCTWGATSGYSVYLSYYMTSDKYETGTDLDYAAIGGLSFGVGLFLAPLFNYLLIKSSAKKVLLLGIVVQNVSVLLAAFATKLWQVYLTQGVAISFGLGAICFPNTTIVAPWFRKKRSLALGISAGGSGLGGIVFNLSMQKIIDGKNVRWALISQCIICSVLSTIALILVRTRKEEVEKHSEEPSRVIEWGMFKYPVVWLLIGWVCFTMLGYVIQLYSLFSFTVSLGYTSRQGSIVSSMICLGALLGRPMVGFLSDKFGPVTTAMFCHLLVGILCYAMWIPCRNYATIIVFALFEGMMMGTIWPLLTSIITRLVGLRKLESVYSVIWMFIGACSIVSPVIGLKLKKDHYKEGENAYIFTAVYAGAAYLCAALSLCLMRGFLIARDKISMKEKTAYDDGELHFRPDLRDALQGTLCWKNLYRKV, via the coding sequence ATGAAATTACAGGAACAGGATATTATTAACAAAGAGGCTACAGCTTGCTCTGTTGAATCTTTGACTGATTCTAGCGAGGATGATTACAACAAGATTTCTGTTCCTGACGGTGGTTACGGCTGGGTGGTTGTGTTTTCATCTTTCGTCTTTAACTTCTGTACATGGGGTGCCACTTCTGGATACTCGGTATATTTGTCATATTATATGACCAGTGATAAATACGAGACAGGAACAGATTTGGATTATGCTGCTATCGGTGGCTTGTCGTTTGGGGTTGGTTTATTTCTTGCACCGCTATTTAATTATTTGCTTATCAAAAGTTCAGCTAAAAAAGTCCTTTTATTAGGAATAGTGGTACAAAATGTATCTGTTCTATTAGCAGCATTCGCAACAAAGCTTTGGCAAGTTTATTTAACTCAAGGTGTGGCTATTTCCTTCGGCTTAGGGGCTATTTGTTTTCCAAACACTACTATTGTCGCACCTTGGTTcaggaagaaaagatcgTTGGCTCTCGGCATCAGTGCCGGAGGATCTGGTCTTGGTGGAATTGtcttcaatctttcaatgCAGAAAATTATCGATGGAAAAAATGTCAGATGGGCATTGATATCTCAATGTATAATTTGCTCTGTGCTAAGTACCATCGCTTTGATATTGGTTAGAACtaggaaagaagaagttgaaaagcATTCTGAGGAACCAAGTAGAGTTATTGAATGGGGTATGTTTAAATACCCAGTAGTGTGGTTACTCATAGGCTGGGTTTGTTTTACCATGTTGGGATACGTCATACAGTTGTATTCCTTATTTTCATTCACTGTTTCACTAGGTTATACGTCAAGACAAGGTTCGATCGTATCAAGTATGATTTGTTTGGGAGCCTTACTTGGGAGGCCAATGGTAGGATTTTTATCTGATAAGTTTGGTCCGGTGACAACTGCTATGTTCTGTCATTTGCTTGTTGGAATTTTATGTTATGCCATGTGGATTCCATGTAGAAATTATGCCACAATCATAGTATTTGCCCTTTTTGAAGGTATGATGATGGGTACCATCTGGCCGTTATTAACTTCCATTATTACGCGTTTGGTGGGCTTAAGAAAACTAGAATCAGTGTACTCTGTTATCTGGATGTTTATTGGGGCATGTTCAATAGTTTCTCCTGTCATTGGtctaaaattgaaaaaagatCACTATAAGGAAGGAGAAAATGCTTATATATTCACTGCAGTATACGCAGGTGCTGCATATTTATGCGCTGCCCTATCGTTGTGCTTGATGCGCGGATTTTTGATCGCTCGTGACAAGATAAgcatgaaagaaaaaacgGCGTACGATGATGGAGAACTGCACTTCAGGCCAGACCTCCGTGACGCACTTCAAGGAACTTTATGCTGGAAAAACTTGTATCGTAAAGTTTGA
- a CDS encoding uncharacterized protein (conserved hypothetical protein), translated as MSNNPLQTIDISEVEGVTATKLLDAAMKQGFLFVDGHGFTQEEVDMLFDLSKRFFTTTAHDEKLKYYFDATNNFGYTDFSSEQLDLTKGRDFKECYNFGAVNFTKGTYNTPNPEAKVKYTEQNETPGCLKDEDGLIVTVLQKYHKVATEILRLVTIALGIEDKNFFTEKMRPDQKNGCVMRFLRYPLVRDDDLTEDPTLDPTIRAGAHTDYGALALLMQKQGQQGLELQIDKNSKEWVKVPFVASKYEGKAPPLVVNFGDMLSYWTNGVLRSTNHRVKFSPGETRTSDRYSIVFFVHPDANTTLDPVPSKIVEDAWDGKKTPTLTAFQYLQKRLRETYDWQNN; from the coding sequence atgaGCAACAACCCTTTACAAAcaattgatatttctgaAGTGGAAGGAGTGACAGCGACCAAATTGTTAGATGCTGCAATGAAGCAAGGATTCCTTTTCGTTGACGGGCATGGTTTCactcaagaagaagttgacatgctttttgatttatCGAAGAGATTCTTCACGACTACTGCACATGACGAAAAGCTAAAATATTATTTTGACGCTACCAACAATTTTGGGTATACTGATTTTTCCAGTGAACAATTGGATTTAACAAAAGGAAGAGACTTCAAAGAATGTTATAATTTCGGTGCTGTTAACTTTACCAAAGGCACGTATAACACTCCCAACCCGGAAGCCAAGGTTAAGTATACGGAACAGAATGAGACTCCCGGATGCTTGAAAGACGAAGATGGTTTAATTGTTACCGTTTTACAAAAATACCATAAGGTGGCTACCGAGATCTTAAGATTAGTTACAATCGCCCTTGGGATCGAGGATAAAAATTTCTTTACTGAGAAGATGAGACCAGATCAAAAGAACGGCTGCGTCATGAGATTTTTACGGTACCCTTTGGTTAGAGACGACGATTTGACGGAAGATCCGACATTGGACCCAACGATTAGAGCAGGTGCCCATACTGATTATGGTGCATTGGCGTTATTAATGCAAAAACAGGGACAGCAAGGTTTGGAATTGCAAATCGACAAAAACTCAAAGGAATGGGTTAAAGTGCCATTTGTAGCATCCAAATACGAAGGGAAAGCACCTCCATTAGTTGTTAATTTTGGAGATATGCTTTCGTACTGGACAAATGGAGTTTTGAGGAGTACCAATCATAGAGTCAAGTTTTCCCCTGGTGAAACAAGAACTTCCGACCGTTACTCTATAGTGTTTTTCGTTCATCCTGACGCCAATACTACGTTAGATCCTGTGCCAAGTaaaattgttgaagacGCTTGGGACGGCAAAAAAACACCAACTCTAACtgcttttcaatatctgCAAAAGAGGTTGCGCGAGACGTATGACTGGCAAAATAATTGA
- the URH1 gene encoding trifunctional uridine nucleosidase/nicotinamide riboside hydrolase/nicotinic acid riboside hydrolase (similar to uniprot|Q04179 YDR400W Saccharomyces cerevisiae URH1 uridine nucleosidase (uridine ribohydrolase)) translates to MTGNSVIPIWVDCDPGHDDAVAILLSCFHPSIRLLGISASYGNASPENTLYNTLSLLTAFGKQDEVPVYKGAQRPWVRDVAYAPDIHGETGLDGTTLLPKPKRSFVDADYIKAMENAILANGGNIALVSTGTLTSIATLFKEKPYLKEQVRYISIMGGGLHAGNRNDNDSAEFNIWADPDAADFILNDEDIKHKCILSPLDLTHTCIATEYIDKTILGDGSCKLRKLFYELFLFFAKTYKNKQGFEAGPPVHDPVTLMPLLYLYGHISNDILRFKYGRFDLSIDKNQDSINYGRTIVTQEYPSDSNFGLMVGLQINVDFFWNQVLNAIDVAENYPGSL, encoded by the coding sequence ATGACGGGCAATTCAGTCATACCTATATGGGTGGACTGCGATCCTGGTCATGATGACGCAGTCGCTATTTTATTGAGTTGTTTCCATCCAAGCATAAGATTATTGGGCATATCAGCATCGTACGGAAACGCTTCCCCAGAAAACACATTGTACAATACCCTTTCTTTACTTACAGCTTTTGGGAAACAGGATGAGGTGCCTGTGTACAAAGGTGCCCAACGTCCTTGGGTTAGAGATGTTGCATACGCCCCAGATATTCATGGGGAGACTGGATTGGACGGTACGACGTTATtaccaaaaccaaaaaggTCATTTGTTGATGCTGACTACATAAAAGCTATGGAAAATGCTATACTAGCAAACGGAGGGAATATTGCCTTGGTTTCTACAGGAACTCTAACATCGATAGCTACTTTGTTCAAGGAAAAGCCATATTTAAAGGAACAGGTTAGATATATCTCCATAATGGGGGGTGGCCTACACGCAGGAAACCgtaatgataatgattcTGCGGAATTCAATATTTGGGCAGACCCTGATGCTGCAGATTTTATCCtcaatgatgaagacaTTAAGCATAAATGCATTCTCTCTCCGTTGGATTTAACGCATACCTGTATTGCCACTGAATATATAGACAAGACTATCTTGGGAGATGGATCATGCAAACTTAGAAAGCTCTTTTATGAACtatttttgttctttgcGAAAACTTataaaaacaaacaagGGTTCGAAGCTGGTCCACCGGTACATGATCCTGTCACACTGATGCcattattatatttatatgGTCATATTTCgaatgatattttgagGTTCAAGTATGGAAGGTTTGATTTGTCAATAGATAAGAACCAAGATAGCATAAACTATGGTCGCACCATTGTTACACAAGAGTACCCTTCCGATTCAAATTTTGGCTTAATGGTGGGTCTGCAGATTAATGTGgatttcttttggaatCAGGTATTGAATGCAATTGATGTAGCAGAAAACTATCCAGGCTCTCTTTGA